From Panthera uncia isolate 11264 chromosome D3 unlocalized genomic scaffold, Puncia_PCG_1.0 HiC_scaffold_8, whole genome shotgun sequence:
TAAGGGTTTCGTCCAAGTTCTCTGGGAAATTCACTGCTTATCTGGACCTTCTCCCATTTCCTAGTTCCAAACTTGCCACCTTGTCTTCCAGATTATTCTCAACTCCATGCACAGATACCAGCCCCGCTTCCATGTTGTCTATGTGGACCCACGCAAAGATAGTGAGAAATATGCTGAGGAGAACTTTAAGACCTTTGTGTTTGAGGAGACTCGCTTCACTGCGGTCACTGCTTACCAGAACCATCGGGTGAGAGACCCTGGGGATGCAAATTCAATACTTCTGGGTTGCAATTTCCAATTGCTGCCTGAGGGAAAGAGGTTTGGACCCAAAGACTGCGGGTCCTGGTGGAACACAACGGCCGATGGAGTCCCACCCTCAAAGGCCTCAAgcagcctcctcccctctgctgcaGGCCAGCCCAGACTCCTATCAGGTTGACCTTTCCAGCGGCAACTGTCAGTGCGGCCTGAAAGTTTGTTTTCCAAACCATTCCGGAAACTCCCCATCAGGGGCCTGATCCACGGTTTACCCAAATTCCTAGGgcatcccctcccaccccccactgcagGGTGGGCGGTGGAGGTGACTACATTCCCATCCCTGGCAGGGGCACTGGGTCTCCATCTCAATCACTTGGGGCCACAAAGGGGATCCTTAGCGAGAAAGGAAGCTCCCCCTTTGGCAGCAGAAAGGCACAACTCTCATCAAGGGAGAGTAAATGTGGGAGGGTTATTGTCCCGGAAGAGTAAAAGGGCTCTTATTGGGGGAGCCCCTTCTAACCTTAGGCTACCCTGGTGCTCCAGGCCCCAGCGCAGGAGCTCTGGCCACTTGCTCAATGcccactccccaacccccccctccTCAGATCACGCAGCTCAAGATAGCCAGCAACCCTTTCGCCAAAGGCTTTCGAGACTGCGACCCGGAGGACTGGTGAGTGTCCTGTAGAAGTGATGGCTACAGTTCAGGAGACTGGCGGGGTGCCCCCCTGACCCgctgcccttcttcccttccGCAGGCCCCGAAACCACCGGCCCGGCGCGCTGCCGCTTATGAGCGCCTTCGCTCGCTCGCGGAACCCGGTGGCCTCCCCCACACAGCCCAACGGGTCAGAGAAAGGTAGGGCCCGGGTCGTGGAATCGGGGCCGCGGCCCTGCGCGCGCTCCGCCCCGGGCAGGCGGCCGAGGCTGGCCTCGCCTGCGCCCCAGGGGCGCTCGCGGCCTTCGCGCCGGTTGCACAACGGCGGTGGCGGCGGGCAAGCGCGCACTCGCCCGCCCGGCCCGACGGCtgcgccccgcccgccccgcctGCCGCCCGCGGAGGGGCGCGGGCCCCTGGGGAGGCTCCGGGTCTCCGGCAGGTTCGGCGAGAAGGGGCCGAGAGGGTCCGAGCGCGGGCTTGTGCCCCCTTCCCGCCAGGACCGTTGGAGCGCTCGCGGGTCCCCTCTGCCGTCCCGACCCGCCGCGCTTACCCCTCGGCCCTCCCCGCAGAGGCGGCCGAGGCTCGGCGAGAATTCGAGCGCGACGCGGGTGGACCGGCCATGCTCGGGGACCCGGCGCACCCGCCTCAGCTGCTGGCACGGGTGCTGAGCCCAGCGCTGCCCGGGGCCGGTGGCGCGGGCGGTCTCGTCCCGCTGCCCGGCGCACCCGGAGGCCGGCCCAGCCCTCCGCACCCGGAGCTGCGCCTAGAGGCGCCAGGCGCGTCGGAGCCGCTGCACCACCACCCGTATAAGTACCCGGCCGCCGCCTACGACCATTACCTCGGGCCCAAGAGCCGGCCGGCGCCCTACCCGCTGCCGGGCCTGCGCGGCCACGGCTACCACCCGCACACGCACGCGCACccgcaccaccaccaccccgccGTGAGCccagccgccgccgctgccgctgccgccgccgccgctgccgctgccgccgccaaCATGTACTCGTCGGCCGGGGCCGCGCCGCCCGGCTCCTACGACTACTGCCCCAGATAATGCGGGCGCCCGCTGGCCGCTCCCCGCCCGGGGTCCCCGCACAGCCCTGAGGGCCGTCGGGGTTCCCGTCCACCCAGCCCCAAGGGCCTTCCAAGAACACGTTCCCCCAAGCCCCGGGGGCCAGTGCgggtctccccttccccagcctcgAAGCCATCGGGGTCCTCCACCTTCCAGCCCTGACAGCTGTCGAAGTATATGGTTCCCCAGTTCCGGGAGCCACCGCgggtccctccccagccccgagGGCCACGGGGTCCGCGCCCGCCAGTGCCAAAGCGCCCGGTCAGCGGCGGAAGGAAGTGATATTTATTGTTCTCCGCGAGACCgtgtcgccccccccccctccccggcccggcCGGCAGTTGCAGTGTAGACGATCCGAGAGCCCGTCTGCAGGCGGTGTAGATACGTGTAGATATTTGTAGATACTGTAGATACCGCGCCGGCGCCGACTTGATAAAGGTTTCGCCTCTTTTGGAAGCTGCCTGCGTGTCCATTTATTTGCGTCCAGTTAGATCGCACGGGGATGTCGGGGGGGAGAGAGTCCGGTCGATACGGGGACTTCGGGGTCTCCCCAGCTGCAGTCCCCACGGGCCGATGCTCCAGGCCCCACAGCTCCAGTCCCCACAGTCCCCACTGTGTCCCTACAGTGCCCTGCGAGCGCTTTCTCCGGGCTGGTTTCCAGAGCCTCTTCTCGGCCACGCCCCTCTCcgtcctctccccgccccctctgctGTGGCCCCAACCCGGTTCGCTCCCAGGGTCTCCTCCCGGCTCTGCCAGCCAGttccccgcccccactgccaCCTCGAAGCTTCATCCCACCCGCCCCCAGGCTGAAGGTACCGGGGCTCCGCCCCAGTCCCAGGTGTACATAGGGTCTTTTTACTTAACTCTGGCAGGCAGATGTCTCTCCTCTAGGATTTAGGCAGGCACTCCTTGCCTGTTTTCAGGACCAATGCCTGTACTGGGTGCTTTTCCACGGAAGCTGGAAATAACGATCAGGACAGGACACTGCCAGTTGGGGGCTGGGAAAGGGAGAAGCTCTGACTCTGAtagcagaaagacaaaaacaggcAGTTCTGCTGTTCTAGCATTTCCCCTGGCTGGACCTAGCCCAGGCCTGCGTTTTCCCCTGTTTATTGACTTTGTTCCCTGTGAATGTCCCCACGGAGTGACCTGGACAGGGGGTACAATGACAGTGGTCATGAGTCATCTTGAAACCTGTCTGTGAAGCATTTTCCCCAGGCCAGGTGGTGATGGACCTCTCCCCATTAACTCAACACCAGGGATGGGGCCAGAGGAACCCTTTGATCCCTCCCTTCCTGAGTCTAGGCAGGAAAAGCTGACAACCGGTCAACGTCAAGGCTGCTAACTTGGACACATGATGGACGGGAAATGCAAGTGGCTGAGGTTTTATCCCCCTTCTGTGTCTGTCTGAGTACGTTTGTGGCAATTGCTGCAACCTGGTGCCACCTCTCCCCAGCACAGCCAGTCATTTCCCAGTGTCCATCCTAGACTGGATGGTTTCTTCCAGGATGTGTTCACCCATCTGATGATGTGAAGTGACTGAAGTGTTAGCAATTGGACGGTAGAAAGTGTTTCCATGAGGCAGGTCTACAAAGGGTAACCAAGGTTGCTGAGGAATGAGCTCTGGAGCCAGGGTCCCCCAAAGCTTCAAAGGTCATCTAGTGCCAGGGTGTGAAGACGCAGCATATGATTGAATGGGCTCTGTGGATGCAGCTTCAGGAACTCCTAAGGGCAGCTCTGGACACCCATCCCTGATGGACGCCCTGCTGCCACCTGCTGCAGACCTCCCTCTGGGTGAGCCGCATGCACCACTGGGCTCCCCACTCATGCAGCCTGTTTCATGTTAGTGCCACAAATGTGCCCTGCATCCCTTCTTGTCCTGGGAGGCCTGCAGGAGTGTTGGGCTATGCCCAGCAGAGCTGGTCTCTCTGCACACTTTCAAACACTCAGGCCatggtgaggggcagggggtgagaACCACAGTTGGAGAGATCTCCACTTTGGTTTCATTTAAAGCTAAAATGAGAAGAAGCTTCCCTCTGAACCAATGATGGTGCGGCCTGCAGATGAGAGGTTGAAGCTGAGCATATGGGCCTCTGGTGCAGCCGGCCAGCCTCCTGCATGTGGACCCCCTCCCATGACCATCACCTACTCAAGACAGAAAGCTGCACCACTGTCCGACACGGTGGCTGCCAGCCATAGTGGGCCACTTACATGTTAATgaacaaaaatagaataagattAAACATTTGGTTCCTCACTGGCTGCATTCTGAGTGCTGGGCAGCACATGTGCTGCAGGTCAGCTCGCTG
This genomic window contains:
- the TBX1 gene encoding T-box transcription factor TBX1; amino-acid sequence: ATSAAAEPEGPGASCAAAAKAPVKKNAKVASVSVQLEMKALWDEFNQLGTEMIVTKAGRRMFPTFQVKLFGMDPMADYMLLMDFVPVDDKRYRYAFHSSSWLVAGKADPATPGRVHYHPDSPAKGAQWMKQIVSFDKLKLTNNLLDDNGHIILNSMHRYQPRFHVVYVDPRKDSEKYAEENFKTFVFEETRFTAVTAYQNHRITQLKIASNPFAKGFRDCDPEDWPRNHRPGALPLMSAFARSRNPVASPTQPNGSEKEAAEARREFERDAGGPAMLGDPAHPPQLLARVLSPALPGAGGAGGLVPLPGAPGGRPSPPHPELRLEAPGASEPLHHHPYKYPAAAYDHYLGPKSRPAPYPLPGLRGHGYHPHTHAHPHHHHPAVSPAAAAAAAAAAAAAAAANMYSSAGAAPPGSYDYCPR